The following coding sequences are from one Candidatus Zixiibacteriota bacterium window:
- the ftcD gene encoding glutamate formimidoyltransferase: MAKLVECVPNFSEGRRPEVIDAICAAITSVDGVVLLDKEMDKDHNRAVVTFVCHPSRAVDAAFEGYRIAAELIDMRTHQGEHPRMGACDVCPFIPISEMEIEEAVELAHKLGKRVGEELQIPVYLYEDARTRPSRKNLANVRQGEYEGIRDTIATDPERQPDYGPAQMNLRAGATAIGVRFPLVAFNVYLGTNNKTVADRIADAVRSLTGGYRFVKALGFDIKARNQVQISMNLVNYTKTPIFRVFETIKSEADRYGVPVTSSEIIGLVPNDAILAVADFYLRLENFSKNQILEEKLKMAGGGGNAAEVRESFFDQVASSAPAPGGGSVSAAAGALAAALAAMVSRLTVGKKAYADVKDELAGVRDRADALRAELEQLIVEDEQAFGAVMAAFKLPKGTDEEQAQREAAVEAATKHAAEVPLTVMQKSLEVLRLARTVAAKGNQNSITDAGVAGLMGMSAIEGAGYNVRINLTNLRDQDFARRLREQTAAIAAEGRAIAGEIRNLVEAKL; the protein is encoded by the coding sequence ATGGCCAAGCTGGTGGAATGCGTTCCGAATTTCTCCGAAGGGCGGCGGCCCGAAGTCATCGATGCGATCTGCGCCGCCATCACCTCGGTTGACGGGGTCGTGCTTCTCGACAAGGAAATGGACAAGGACCACAACCGTGCCGTGGTGACCTTCGTCTGCCACCCCTCCAGGGCGGTCGATGCGGCCTTCGAGGGATACAGGATAGCGGCCGAGCTGATCGACATGCGCACCCACCAGGGGGAACACCCCCGCATGGGCGCCTGCGACGTCTGCCCCTTCATCCCGATCTCCGAGATGGAAATCGAGGAGGCCGTCGAGCTGGCCCACAAGCTTGGCAAACGGGTCGGCGAGGAACTGCAGATCCCGGTGTACCTCTACGAGGACGCCCGCACCCGGCCGAGCCGCAAGAATCTCGCCAACGTCCGCCAGGGGGAATACGAAGGCATCCGCGACACTATCGCCACCGACCCGGAACGGCAGCCCGACTACGGCCCGGCGCAGATGAATCTCCGCGCCGGCGCCACCGCCATCGGCGTCCGTTTCCCGCTGGTCGCGTTCAACGTTTATCTCGGCACCAACAACAAGACCGTGGCCGACCGGATTGCCGATGCCGTGCGCTCGCTCACCGGCGGCTATCGCTTCGTCAAAGCCCTCGGTTTCGACATCAAGGCGCGCAACCAGGTCCAGATCTCGATGAACCTGGTGAACTACACGAAAACCCCCATTTTCCGGGTGTTCGAGACAATCAAGTCGGAGGCCGACCGCTACGGCGTACCGGTCACGTCGTCGGAGATCATCGGCCTGGTGCCCAACGACGCCATCCTCGCGGTCGCCGACTTCTACCTCCGCCTGGAGAATTTCTCCAAGAACCAGATCCTCGAGGAGAAGCTCAAGATGGCGGGCGGCGGCGGGAACGCCGCCGAGGTCCGGGAGAGCTTCTTCGACCAGGTGGCCTCGTCGGCCCCGGCCCCGGGCGGCGGTTCGGTCTCGGCCGCGGCGGGCGCGCTGGCGGCCGCGCTGGCGGCCATGGTGTCCCGCCTCACGGTCGGCAAGAAGGCCTACGCCGACGTCAAGGACGAGCTCGCCGGGGTGCGCGACCGGGCCGACGCCCTCCGCGCCGAACTCGAGCAGCTCATAGTCGAGGACGAGCAGGCGTTCGGCGCCGTGATGGCCGCGTTCAAGCTGCCGAAGGGGACCGACGAGGAGCAGGCGCAGCGGGAGGCGGCGGTCGAGGCGGCAACCAAGCATGCCGCCGAGGTGCCGCTGACCGTGATGCAGAAATCACTCGAGGTGCTCCGGCTGGCCCGGACAGTCGCCGCCAAGGGGAACCAGAATTCGATCACCGACGCCGGGGTGGCCGGGCTGATGGGGATGTCGGCCATCGAAGGGGCCGGGTACAACGTCCGGATCAACCTGACCAATCTCCGCGACCAGGATTTTGCCCGCCGCCTGCGCGAACAAACGGCCGCCATCGCCGCCGAGGGCAGAGCGATCGCCGGGGAGATCCGGAACCTGGTCGAGGCGAAGCTGTAG
- a CDS encoding mannose-1-phosphate guanylyltransferase → MVYGVILAGGRGERFWPLSRIERPKQFLRLTSNKMMLEETIDRVLPLIPRDRIRIVTGEEMRPYILQNCAAISDEHILAEPVGRNTAPAIGLAAAHLAKEDPEAVMVVLSADHLIRPAEKLLKILQAGTAIAAQEDSLITIGIVPTRPETGYGYIKLGDLYKLQDSIPVHYVSGFTEKPRAAVALDYYYSNKYLWNSGMFIWSARAILEAMRKCQPDLGRLLDDYSRHIGTPGQTEACRGLYAEANGISIDFAVLEKADNVLTIKADIIWDDVGDWRALERYKQKDRDNCVIVGDAVTHESFETTIYNDGDGLVATLGVSDLIIVKANHITLVAHRTRSQDIKQLLAKINESEEYRKYL, encoded by the coding sequence GTGGTGTATGGGGTTATTCTCGCGGGCGGCCGCGGCGAACGATTCTGGCCGCTCTCGCGCATCGAACGGCCGAAACAGTTTCTCCGGCTGACCTCGAATAAGATGATGCTCGAGGAAACCATTGACCGGGTGCTCCCGCTTATTCCGCGCGACCGCATCCGCATCGTCACCGGCGAAGAGATGCGGCCGTACATCCTGCAAAACTGCGCCGCCATCTCGGACGAGCACATTCTGGCCGAACCGGTCGGACGCAACACGGCGCCCGCGATCGGGCTGGCGGCGGCCCACCTCGCCAAGGAGGATCCCGAGGCGGTCATGGTCGTGCTGTCGGCCGATCACCTCATCCGCCCCGCCGAGAAACTGCTGAAAATCCTCCAGGCCGGAACCGCCATCGCCGCCCAGGAGGACAGCCTGATCACGATCGGCATCGTCCCCACCCGGCCGGAGACCGGTTACGGCTACATCAAACTCGGCGACCTCTACAAGCTCCAGGACAGCATCCCCGTCCACTACGTCTCCGGTTTCACGGAGAAGCCGCGGGCGGCCGTGGCGCTCGACTACTACTACAGCAACAAGTACCTCTGGAATAGCGGCATGTTCATTTGGTCGGCGCGGGCGATTCTCGAGGCGATGCGCAAGTGCCAGCCGGATCTCGGCCGGCTCCTCGACGACTACTCCCGCCATATCGGGACGCCCGGGCAGACCGAGGCGTGCCGCGGGCTCTACGCCGAGGCCAACGGCATCTCGATCGATTTCGCCGTGCTCGAGAAAGCCGACAACGTCCTGACAATCAAGGCCGACATTATCTGGGACGATGTCGGCGACTGGCGGGCGCTCGAGCGGTACAAACAGAAAGATCGCGACAACTGTGTCATCGTCGGCGACGCGGTCACCCACGAGTCTTTCGAAACGACGATCTACAACGACGGTGACGGTCTCGTGGCCACGCTCGGCGTGTCCGACCTCATCATCGTGAAGGCGAACCACATCACTCTGGTCGCGCACCGGACGCGGTCGCAGGACATCAAGCAGCTGCTGGCGAAGATTAATGAGTCGGAAGAGTACCGGAAGTATCTGTAG
- a CDS encoding PHP domain-containing protein: MVRRFIDLHLHTDCSDGLYAPSEVVRMVREAELAAFALTDHDTLEGYREARKLLRPGDPELIPGLELSVESAGGELHLLAYLFDPEDAALGEALAAFRERRNRRARQIVERLNELGISLSYEQVAATAGKAAVGRPHIAQTMHERGLVTAYQSAFDKYIGGGKPAYVPKQNFTPAEAIRAVHAAGGVVVLAHPQIDETYRHLELLAGLGLDGIEMHHPSHQQRHTEQFRHLAERHRLLVTGGSDFHGREGRYGAIGSQRVPAEYLDALRQRAQARKDTL, from the coding sequence ATGGTGCGCCGGTTCATCGACCTCCACCTGCACACCGACTGCTCGGACGGCCTCTACGCGCCCTCCGAGGTGGTGCGCATGGTGCGAGAGGCCGAGCTCGCGGCCTTCGCCCTCACCGACCACGACACCCTGGAGGGGTACCGCGAGGCGCGCAAACTCCTCCGGCCCGGCGACCCGGAACTGATCCCGGGGCTGGAGCTGTCAGTCGAGAGCGCGGGGGGGGAGTTGCACCTTCTGGCGTACCTGTTCGACCCGGAGGACGCCGCGCTCGGCGAGGCGCTCGCCGCGTTCCGCGAGCGCCGGAACCGGCGGGCGAGGCAGATCGTAGAAAGGCTGAACGAACTGGGGATCTCCCTGAGCTACGAGCAAGTGGCCGCAACGGCCGGAAAGGCGGCAGTGGGCCGTCCGCATATCGCCCAGACGATGCACGAGCGGGGGCTGGTGACGGCCTACCAGAGCGCTTTCGACAAGTACATCGGCGGCGGCAAACCCGCTTATGTCCCGAAGCAGAACTTCACGCCGGCGGAGGCGATCCGCGCCGTTCACGCGGCCGGCGGCGTCGTCGTTCTGGCCCACCCGCAAATTGATGAAACCTACCGGCACCTCGAGCTGCTGGCCGGGCTCGGCCTGGACGGCATCGAAATGCACCACCCGTCGCACCAGCAGCGGCACACCGAGCAGTTCCGCCACCTGGCCGAACGCCACCGTCTGCTCGTCACCGGCGGCTCCGATTTCCACGGGCGCGAAGGGCGCTACGGGGCGATCGGATCGCAGCGCGTGCCGGCCGAGTATCTCGATGCGCTCCGGCAGCGGGCGCAGGCACGAAAGGATACCCTGTGA
- a CDS encoding SPOR domain-containing protein, whose translation MSRKSTGSICSLLALALLLGSGCRWQQRTFGAGAAEAAAPGDTLRFDPLDLPQDREIVPAAHPPAAANRRSETVVVGPDAGAVDAADSAALRAADSTAALGGQVFKVQLFTSKLFAEARQARRVAEEIFDRPVTMDYEVPYFKVRVGAFPDRYQAESYAQRARTAGYPDAWVVAAAAAVRRAAPLYDETSRLPALGDSTGADTLPAGGGSPDGD comes from the coding sequence ATGAGTCGGAAGAGTACCGGAAGTATCTGTAGCCTGCTGGCGCTGGCCTTGCTGCTCGGCTCCGGCTGCCGCTGGCAGCAGCGGACGTTCGGGGCGGGGGCCGCGGAGGCGGCGGCGCCGGGCGACACCCTGCGTTTCGACCCGCTTGACCTTCCGCAGGACCGGGAGATTGTGCCGGCCGCGCACCCGCCGGCGGCCGCCAACCGGCGCAGCGAAACGGTGGTGGTTGGGCCGGATGCCGGCGCCGTCGACGCCGCCGACAGCGCCGCCCTTCGCGCCGCCGACAGCACCGCGGCGCTCGGCGGCCAGGTGTTCAAGGTGCAGTTGTTCACGAGCAAGCTGTTCGCCGAGGCCCGCCAGGCGCGGCGGGTGGCCGAGGAAATTTTCGACCGCCCCGTCACCATGGACTACGAAGTGCCGTATTTCAAGGTGCGGGTCGGCGCGTTCCCGGACCGGTACCAGGCGGAGAGCTACGCCCAGCGCGCCCGCACCGCGGGTTACCCGGATGCCTGGGTGGTGGCGGCGGCCGCGGCGGTGCGCCGGGCCGCGCCGCTCTACGATGAAACCAGCCGGCTGCCCGCGCTTGGCGACTCGACCGGCGCCGATACGCTGCCGGCCGGCGGGGGGTCGCCGGATGGCGACTAG
- a CDS encoding hydrolase, with protein MLRRDDAVLAVVDVQGRLATLMHDKETFYENVARMIKGAKVLGLPILWTEQLPDKLGDTLPQIAEHLAGEARLVKRTFSCCGDENFLARLKATGRRQVLLTGMETHVCVYQTAMDLLAGGYEVYLVSDAVSSRTAANRAVGIEAIREAGGRITSVEMALFEMLVVAQGDQFKQVIQIVK; from the coding sequence ATGCTCAGGAGAGACGACGCGGTGCTCGCGGTGGTGGACGTGCAGGGGAGACTGGCGACCCTCATGCATGACAAGGAGACGTTTTACGAAAACGTCGCGCGAATGATCAAAGGAGCGAAGGTGCTCGGGCTGCCGATCCTCTGGACCGAGCAGCTCCCCGACAAACTCGGCGACACTCTCCCGCAGATCGCCGAGCATCTGGCCGGCGAGGCCCGGCTGGTCAAGCGGACCTTTTCGTGCTGCGGCGACGAGAACTTCCTGGCCCGCCTCAAAGCGACCGGCCGTCGGCAGGTGCTCCTCACCGGTATGGAGACGCACGTGTGCGTGTACCAGACGGCGATGGATCTGCTGGCGGGCGGTTACGAGGTCTACCTGGTGAGCGACGCGGTCTCCTCGCGCACCGCGGCCAACCGGGCCGTCGGGATCGAGGCGATCCGGGAGGCCGGCGGGCGCATCACGAGCGTAGAAATGGCCCTCTTCGAAATGCTCGTGGTCGCGCAGGGGGATCAATTCAAACAGGTCATACAAATCGTAAAGTGA
- a CDS encoding outer membrane beta-barrel protein: MPARRLIGIGACLLVAGAMVAPGAPPAMAQDQNFQAGLHFLAGLPTGQFDDLVGDNAYGIGGHFLWSPPRSPLGLGLSLGFLNFGSESRREPFSRTIPDVRVKVTTSNNMFQGLLFLRTQYRKGDFRPYADALAGFDYFWMETSVKDEDESEDIASSTDHDDAAFTYGVGGGVMIRLHSGQSGGKPFALLLDLGARYLRGGEVEYARHKDIIEEQVTYDIVTTESDLVVIALGVTGTF, translated from the coding sequence ATGCCCGCACGACGGCTGATTGGGATCGGCGCGTGTCTGCTGGTTGCGGGGGCGATGGTCGCTCCCGGCGCCCCGCCCGCGATGGCCCAGGATCAGAACTTCCAGGCCGGCCTCCATTTCCTGGCCGGGCTGCCGACCGGCCAGTTCGACGACCTCGTCGGCGACAACGCCTACGGGATCGGCGGCCACTTCCTCTGGTCGCCGCCGCGGTCCCCCCTCGGTCTCGGGCTGTCGCTGGGATTTCTCAATTTCGGCAGCGAGTCGCGGCGCGAACCGTTCTCCCGAACTATCCCCGACGTCAGGGTCAAAGTCACGACGAGCAACAACATGTTCCAGGGGCTCCTGTTCCTGCGCACGCAGTACCGGAAAGGGGACTTCCGCCCCTACGCCGATGCGCTCGCCGGATTCGATTATTTCTGGATGGAGACCAGCGTCAAGGACGAAGACGAGTCGGAGGATATCGCGAGCTCGACCGACCACGATGATGCGGCGTTCACTTACGGCGTCGGCGGGGGCGTTATGATTCGCCTGCATTCGGGCCAGTCCGGCGGCAAGCCGTTCGCCCTCCTGCTCGACCTCGGCGCGCGCTACCTGCGCGGCGGCGAAGTCGAGTACGCGCGGCACAAGGACATCATCGAAGAACAGGTGACCTACGACATCGTCACCACCGAGAGCGACCTGGTGGTGATCGCACTCGGGGTCACCGGCACATTCTGA
- a CDS encoding aspartyl protease family protein, protein MRRLSLLFLAAAVPAAAAAASVVRFDPLQGLVEVEAVIDGHAKGRFGIDTGADHFYIDSAFAAAHGLNLASGRPSRAVVGIDGHSTAIAGQVRSLEIGDERLYNLDAIVMDIGALVKDDRADPPDGLIGYSLLRRFYVTVDYPNRRLILQQTEPDFLQSGGLPSVPFETKGHLVVVQATFDDSATAPMALDYCASYVAVSPALAERLGVPAAAERTILGRLSLGGLITTDSVAVGIADISPIKARLRDAAFEGLIGASFLYRHKITIDYRRGRIYVHR, encoded by the coding sequence ATGAGACGCCTGAGCCTGCTCTTTCTCGCAGCGGCGGTGCCGGCAGCGGCCGCGGCGGCGAGCGTGGTCCGCTTCGATCCGCTGCAGGGGCTGGTCGAGGTGGAGGCGGTGATCGACGGCCATGCGAAAGGCCGGTTCGGCATCGATACGGGGGCCGATCATTTCTACATCGACAGCGCCTTCGCCGCCGCGCACGGTCTCAACCTGGCCTCCGGCCGCCCCAGCCGCGCGGTAGTGGGGATCGACGGCCACAGCACGGCGATCGCCGGCCAGGTGCGCTCGCTGGAGATCGGCGACGAACGCCTGTACAACCTCGATGCGATCGTGATGGACATCGGGGCGCTGGTCAAGGATGACCGGGCCGATCCTCCTGACGGCCTCATCGGGTACAGCCTGCTGCGCCGCTTCTACGTCACGGTCGATTACCCGAACCGCCGCCTCATTCTCCAGCAGACCGAGCCGGATTTTCTCCAGTCCGGCGGACTTCCCTCGGTGCCGTTCGAGACCAAGGGGCACCTCGTGGTGGTCCAGGCGACGTTCGACGATTCGGCGACGGCGCCGATGGCGCTGGATTACTGCGCCTCGTACGTGGCCGTCTCCCCCGCGCTCGCCGAACGGCTCGGGGTGCCCGCTGCGGCCGAGCGGACGATTCTCGGCCGCCTGTCGCTCGGCGGCCTCATCACCACCGACAGCGTCGCTGTCGGCATCGCCGATATCTCCCCGATCAAAGCCCGCCTGCGCGACGCCGCTTTTGAGGGCCTCATCGGGGCGTCCTTTCTCTACCGCCACAAGATCACAATCGATTACCGGCGCGGCCGCATCTACGTGCACCGGTAG
- a CDS encoding low molecular weight protein arginine phosphatase: MSMHEPFTVLFVCTGNTCRSPMAEAALRTLLQKQRPGAFEVISAGASAATGYPATMYAIEAAKIWNCDLSGHKSRPLTADLIDRAHLIFGMSARHVQEVVRMRPAAKDKTFLLKNFPDPGPTGEEVEDPIGQALDRYNETFLEIGEYLGKHLPEIVKRIDEKANAAKD; this comes from the coding sequence ATGAGCATGCACGAACCATTTACCGTTCTGTTTGTCTGTACGGGCAACACCTGTCGCTCACCGATGGCGGAAGCGGCGTTGCGCACATTGCTGCAGAAGCAGCGGCCGGGCGCATTTGAGGTGATCTCGGCCGGCGCGTCGGCGGCAACTGGCTACCCCGCAACGATGTACGCGATTGAAGCGGCGAAAATCTGGAACTGCGACCTCTCCGGACACAAATCGCGACCCCTGACCGCCGACCTGATCGACCGCGCACACCTCATCTTCGGCATGTCCGCCCGCCATGTCCAGGAAGTGGTCCGGATGCGCCCGGCGGCGAAGGACAAAACCTTCCTGCTGAAAAACTTCCCCGACCCCGGCCCGACCGGGGAGGAAGTCGAAGATCCCATCGGTCAGGCGCTCGACCGCTACAATGAAACCTTCCTCGAAATCGGCGAGTATTTGGGCAAACACCTGCCGGAAATAGTAAAAAGGATCGACGAGAAGGCCAATGCCGCGAAAGACTAA
- a CDS encoding threonylcarbamoyl-AMP synthase: MATRPRVEEIDPQAPARELINEAVTVLDGGGLVVAPTETRYGLLARADRKIPADRLARAKRRASEKPISIFVGTIEMITHYAELRPTALRLARIFLPGPLTLVLPAVGSWHPVIAPVGKIGVRVSASPVIQAIMERVEYPVTATSANISGDEENETVEQIVEIFGDEVDLYLDGGPLTGMPSTVIDCTIVPPAVLREGAIDPAEIDRVVRG, translated from the coding sequence ATGGCGACTAGGCCGCGGGTGGAAGAGATCGACCCGCAGGCGCCGGCGCGGGAATTGATCAACGAGGCGGTGACGGTGCTGGACGGGGGCGGGCTGGTGGTGGCGCCGACCGAAACGCGCTACGGTCTGCTGGCGCGCGCCGACCGCAAGATCCCCGCCGACCGACTGGCCCGCGCCAAGCGCCGCGCCTCCGAGAAACCGATTTCGATCTTTGTCGGAACTATCGAGATGATCACCCACTATGCCGAACTGCGGCCGACCGCCCTGCGCCTCGCGCGCATCTTTCTTCCGGGTCCGCTCACCCTCGTGCTCCCGGCCGTGGGATCCTGGCACCCCGTCATCGCCCCGGTCGGCAAGATCGGCGTGCGCGTCTCCGCCTCGCCGGTCATCCAGGCGATCATGGAACGGGTCGAGTATCCGGTCACGGCGACCTCGGCCAACATCTCCGGCGACGAAGAGAACGAGACGGTCGAGCAGATTGTGGAAATCTTTGGCGATGAAGTCGATTTATACCTGGACGGCGGTCCGCTGACCGGGATGCCCTCGACCGTAATCGACTGCACCATTGTGCCGCCGGCAGTGCTCCGGGAAGGGGCGATCGACCCGGCGGAGATCGACCGCGTAGTAAGGGGATGA
- a CDS encoding DUF3108 domain-containing protein: MPRKTKIQVTVVGMLILAGLAPLIYFTAAQIEGAAAGDSAYVAAESADSLDRPIDNVAFGVGERLQFDVGYGFINAGSASMEVARLIEYEGRPCYQIQTRAESNSFFSTFFRVEDRVESITDAIGLYPWRFEKDLREGSYRANRQYTFNHREGAVYYGKDTVAVPRFCQDPLSVLYYVRTQPLEVGKSLYIDNFTDGKLYPLEVRVLEKERVTVKAGTFDCVVVEPILQASGVFKHEGRLKVWLTDDRVKMPVLMKSKVIVGSISAELTDFALGDIDEF, translated from the coding sequence ATGCCGCGAAAGACTAAAATCCAGGTGACTGTCGTGGGAATGCTCATCCTCGCGGGGCTCGCCCCGCTGATCTATTTCACCGCCGCCCAGATTGAAGGGGCCGCGGCCGGCGACTCCGCCTACGTCGCGGCCGAATCCGCCGATTCCCTCGACCGGCCGATCGACAACGTCGCTTTCGGCGTCGGCGAACGCCTTCAGTTTGATGTCGGTTACGGTTTCATCAACGCCGGATCCGCCTCCATGGAAGTGGCCCGCCTCATTGAATACGAGGGCCGCCCCTGCTACCAGATCCAGACGCGGGCGGAGTCGAACAGCTTCTTCTCGACCTTCTTCCGCGTCGAGGACCGGGTGGAATCGATCACCGACGCCATCGGCCTGTACCCCTGGCGCTTCGAGAAGGATCTCCGCGAGGGGAGCTACCGGGCGAACCGCCAGTACACGTTCAACCACCGCGAGGGCGCCGTCTACTACGGCAAAGACACCGTCGCCGTCCCGCGCTTCTGCCAGGATCCGCTGTCGGTTCTCTACTACGTGCGGACGCAGCCGCTCGAGGTGGGCAAGTCGCTGTATATCGACAATTTCACCGATGGGAAGCTCTATCCGCTCGAGGTGCGGGTTCTGGAGAAGGAGCGGGTCACGGTGAAAGCCGGCACTTTCGACTGCGTGGTCGTCGAACCGATCCTCCAGGCCTCGGGCGTGTTCAAGCATGAGGGGCGGCTGAAAGTGTGGCTGACCGACGACCGCGTGAAGATGCCCGTGCTCATGAAATCCAAAGTGATCGTCGGGTCCATCAGCGCCGAACTGACCGACTTCGCGCTCGGCGACATCGACGAATTCTGA
- a CDS encoding dipeptidase yields the protein MRTAVMCGLLGLVLAGCGGAPSPEALHRRALVADLHSDTPLRMRDGFDIGAPHERGDGDMDLARLAEGGVDLQVFACWLPTELPTDSCVAAADLLIDSLLAQIARHRDRVGLCRTAAEAEEIIASGRLAALVSIENGVAIANDLANLGRFADRGVRCLALTHTASNAWCISSADTAPAFVGLTDFGREVVREMNRLGMIIDISHAHPEAVAEVLRISADPVIASHSCVRALCDHDRNLTDDQIRAIAAAGGLIGVNFYNGYLSDEWNRVSDSLWRIYRPTLDSLAALSRAEGADSQADSLRRAERRRIYREVAARVDSLAPVDVAAVCDHIDYIVRLVGADYAGFGSDFDGVPSMPRGLEDCSGLPRITAELAARGYSESDIRKILGGNFLRVFRRVCDRSPAASG from the coding sequence ATGCGCACGGCTGTGATGTGCGGACTGCTCGGACTCGTCCTCGCGGGGTGCGGCGGCGCGCCGTCGCCCGAGGCCCTCCACCGCCGGGCGCTGGTGGCGGACCTCCATTCCGACACGCCGCTGCGGATGCGCGACGGATTCGACATCGGCGCGCCCCACGAGCGCGGCGACGGCGACATGGATCTCGCCCGGCTCGCCGAGGGCGGCGTCGACCTCCAGGTGTTCGCCTGCTGGCTGCCGACCGAACTTCCGACCGACAGTTGCGTCGCCGCGGCCGACCTGCTCATCGACTCGCTCCTGGCCCAGATCGCCCGGCACCGGGACCGGGTGGGGCTGTGCCGGACCGCCGCCGAGGCCGAGGAGATCATCGCCTCCGGGCGGCTGGCCGCGCTGGTGAGCATCGAGAACGGCGTGGCGATCGCCAACGACCTGGCCAACCTCGGCCGTTTCGCCGACCGCGGCGTGCGCTGCCTGGCGCTCACGCACACGGCCTCCAACGCCTGGTGCATCTCGTCGGCCGACACCGCACCGGCCTTCGTGGGACTGACCGATTTCGGGCGGGAGGTGGTGCGGGAGATGAACCGGCTGGGGATGATCATCGACATCTCCCACGCCCACCCGGAGGCGGTCGCGGAGGTGCTTCGAATCAGCGCCGATCCGGTGATCGCCTCGCACTCGTGCGTACGGGCGCTGTGCGACCACGACCGCAACCTGACCGACGACCAGATCCGCGCCATTGCGGCCGCCGGCGGACTGATCGGCGTCAACTTCTACAACGGCTACCTGTCCGACGAGTGGAACCGAGTCTCCGATTCCCTGTGGCGGATTTACAGACCGACGCTCGACTCGCTGGCGGCCCTCTCCCGCGCCGAGGGCGCGGACAGCCAGGCCGACAGTCTGCGGCGCGCCGAGCGGCGCCGCATCTACCGGGAGGTGGCCGCCCGCGTGGACTCCCTGGCGCCGGTTGATGTGGCCGCCGTGTGCGATCACATCGATTACATCGTCAGGCTGGTCGGCGCCGATTATGCGGGGTTCGGCTCCGATTTCGACGGCGTGCCGTCGATGCCCCGGGGGCTCGAGGACTGCTCCGGGCTTCCGCGCATCACGGCCGAGCTCGCCGCCCGGGGCTACTCGGAGAGCGACATCAGGAAAATCCTCGGCGGCAATTTCCTGCGCGTCTTCCGGCGCGTGTGCGACCGGTCGCCGGCCGCGTCCGGCTGA